The Methylomusa anaerophila genome has a segment encoding these proteins:
- a CDS encoding AbrB/MazE/SpoVT family DNA-binding domain-containing protein, translated as MKSTGIVRKVDELGRVVIPIELRRTLDIEEKDALEIYTDNDRIILRKYEPACVFCGNADEVINFKNKNVCRTCLESMSNKAV; from the coding sequence ATGAAATCAACTGGTATTGTACGTAAGGTCGACGAGTTAGGCAGGGTTGTAATTCCTATTGAACTACGCCGCACTCTTGATATCGAAGAAAAGGATGCTCTTGAAATTTATACGGATAACGACCGGATTATTCTGCGCAAGTACGAGCCGGCCTGTGTATTCTGTGGTAATGCCGACGAAGTAATAAACTTTAAAAACAAGAACGTTTGCCGTACCTGTCTCGAATCTATGAGTAACAAAGCTGTATAG
- the rsmI gene encoding 16S rRNA (cytidine(1402)-2'-O)-methyltransferase has protein sequence MKENTKAGTLYLCSTPIGNLEDMTLRAVRILKEAAVIAAEDTRHTRKLLSHFDIHTPLVSYHEHNKAERGPELIAQLAAGENIAVVSDAGMPGISDPGTDLVMLALEAGVPVVPVPGANAAVTALVASGLSTAQFTFLGFLPKTAKKRRELLNQFVNHPYTLVLYESPHRLIATLGELAEIFGDRQAVAARELTKKFEEFVRGTLNTLIAHFRQTQPRGEFTLIVAGPLTGEATIPAAPAVSQGLSPAQAVAYLIGTGVNKKDAIRQVASERGIPKREVYQSVIYETD, from the coding sequence GTGAAGGAAAATACCAAAGCCGGTACGCTATATTTGTGTTCCACGCCCATTGGCAATCTTGAGGACATGACTTTGCGGGCGGTGCGGATATTGAAGGAGGCGGCGGTTATTGCCGCCGAGGATACGCGGCATACCCGCAAGCTTCTGAGTCATTTTGACATCCATACTCCTCTTGTCAGTTACCATGAACATAATAAGGCTGAGCGAGGTCCGGAGCTCATTGCGCAGCTGGCGGCGGGAGAAAATATTGCCGTGGTGAGTGATGCCGGTATGCCCGGCATATCGGATCCCGGAACGGATCTGGTAATGCTTGCTCTTGAGGCGGGAGTACCGGTAGTGCCTGTACCGGGAGCTAACGCGGCGGTAACTGCCCTGGTTGCATCCGGGCTTAGTACCGCCCAGTTTACTTTCCTGGGCTTTTTACCGAAAACTGCCAAAAAACGCCGGGAGTTATTAAACCAGTTTGTCAATCATCCCTATACCCTTGTACTTTATGAATCCCCTCACCGTCTCATTGCGACACTGGGGGAACTGGCAGAGATATTTGGGGACAGACAAGCAGTAGCCGCCAGAGAACTGACCAAAAAATTTGAAGAGTTTGTCCGCGGAACACTAAACACATTGATTGCGCACTTTCGTCAGACCCAGCCGAGGGGCGAGTTTACTCTTATCGTAGCAGGTCCTTTGACAGGGGAGGCGACGATACCGGCTGCGCCGGCAGTTAGTCAAGGCCTTTCGCCGGCTCAAGCTGTAGCCTATTTAATAGGAACAGGGGTAAATAAAAAGGACGCCATCCGTCAAGTGGCGTCCGAACGGGGCATTCCCAAGCGTGAAGTGTATCAGTCGGTTATTTACGAAACTGATTAG